The Candidatus Baltobacteraceae bacterium genome includes the window TGGTTTACGACCCGAAGGCCTTCTTCCCACACGCGGCGTCGCTCCGTCAGGCTTTCGCCCATTGCGGAAAATTCCTCACTGCTGCCTCCCGTAGGAGTCTGGGCCGTGTCTCAGTCCCAGTGTGGCTGGTCGCTCTCTCAAACCAGCTACCCATCGAAGCCTTGGTGGGCCATTACCTCACCAACTAGCTAATGGGACGCGGTCCCGTCCTTGCGCGGATTGCTCCTTTGATCGTCATGTGATGCCACTCGACGATATCATGCGGTATTAGCTAACCTTTCGGCTAGTTATCCCCCACGCTAGGGAAGGTTGACCACGTGTTACTCACCCGTCTGCCACTAGGTATTGCTACCTCGTTCGACTTGCATGTGTTAGGCACGCCGCCAGCGTTAGTCCTGAGCCAGGATCAAACTCTCCAAAAAATATTTTGGAGCCTTGTTTAATGGCCCTTATCTATCGCTGACTATATATAGAATCGATTGCGAAATCGATCCGCCCCCTTACTCCGGTGTCGATCGGTATTTTCATACCGAGCTTGTCGAAGCACGAGGACTAGTCATAAATTGTACGGTCAGTCTCTTTGGCAGAAACCGGTGGAGCCGGAAGTTTGCCCGAGTGCTGACTTATTTCTCAAAAACCACAAAAGAAAAAACGCCTTTCGGCGCTTCGTCCAATGAGGTCCAGAGACCCACAGACTTATGCGCTACTGCACTGTTCAGTTTTCAAGGAACGAACGCCGACGTCCAACCTCTTAAGGTCGAATCTTGCTGACCGAACCGTTTCGGTAGACATCAGAGTCACGACGAACAGCTTATCTCATCCGGGCGGTCGAGTCAAGGGCGATTTTTGGTTTTCTCTGCGGCGCTCGTTTTAGCGCCGATCCCCTGGCTTTTTGCCCGCAGCATCGCTGCACGTGGAGTATCGTACCATGGTCGTCTACGAGATTTGTCGGTCCCGTAAACGGCGGCGCTGCGCTTTCGCGCGATTGCCGCAGACCGCCATGCTGCACCAGGTGCCCGACCCGTTTTTCGATCGGTCGTAGAATGCCCACCGGCACGAGTCTTTGGCGCACGCCTTCAGGCGAGCCCACGTTCCGTCGGCGACGGCGTCGTAGACGATCGCGAGGAAAGCGCCCACCGTGCCGTCGGCCCCGGCGCCGGCCGGAGCCAGCCGCGGTTTCGCCCCGCCATCGATGGTTAGGCGCATCGGCGCGTGGGCGGCCTCCGGAGCGAGGGCGCTCCAGGCGGTATCGGCGCTGCCGTCGCCGTTGTTGGCGAGCAATACGCCCCGTAATCGTTCCCGAAAGGCCCGGACGCGGGCGAGCTCCGTGGCTTCCGGCCGGGGGATGCCGTGCCGGCTAAACCAGGCGCCGGCGTCCTCGGGCCGTTCGAGCAGATCCTCGCCGGTCTCCAGCTCGACGGTATTGACGAATTCCCGGAGGACTTCGAGCCGGTCGGGCGCGGACGTGCGATCTGCCATACGCGTACTATAGCACCGTCAAAGTATATTGACAAGTTACTATATCCGGCGTAGCATGATGACAGGTTAGTACACCAGCAATCCGCCTACAGAGGGTACATCACGTGAGCGAATCCCGTCCCACCATTCCAATCATCTTCGACTACTGCGAGCTGCGGCTCCGGCTTCCGGCCAAACGGGCGGACGATCCCTTCCTGCGCATCGCCGGCATCTCGTTGCCGATTTCCCGAGTCATGTGAGCTTCACGACACACGAGCGAAGAACGCTTTGAGATACTCCGTTTCGGGCATCGCCGGATGGATCGGGTGATCCGGCGCGTGTCCGTGACGCTCGAGGATCGCAGCCCGGCGGTTCTCGGCGCGCGTCGCGTGCAGAATCACGCGCTGCAGGCTCGCGGGAGCGAGGTGATGCGAGCACGAGCAAGAGATCAAGACGCCGTCCTTTGCGAGCACGCGCAGCGCCGCGCGATTCAAGCGCTCGTAGTGCGATTCTCCCGCCGCGATATCGCGTTTGCGCTTGATTAGGGCGGGCGGATCCACGATCACCACATCGAAGCGTTCGCCCGCGCTCGCCAGCCCGTCGAGAATAGCGAGCGCGTCGCCCTCTTCGGTCGCCAACTCCACACCGTTCGCGCGCGCGTTCTCCCGCGCTAGCTCCAGAGCGAATCCGGAGCTGTCGATACACGTCGCGCTAGCGGCACCGAACTGCATCGCACGCACGCCCCAGCTGCCGACGTACGAATATACGTCGAGCACGCGTTTACCTCGAACGTAGCGAACCAGGCGCGACCGATTGTCTCGCTGATCGTAAAAGTATCCGGTCTTCTGCCCTCCCCGCAGCGGCGCGCGCATGCGCGCGTCCCCTTCGACGACTTCGGCGACGTCGGGAACCTCCCCGACGGTCTCGTCGAGACCGTCGATCCCTTCGAGCGCGCGCACGGAACCCGCCGTTCGCAGCGCGATGCCGGCGGGCTCGAACACGCGCGCGAGCCCCTCCAGAATCGGCTCGCGCAACGCGATCGCGCCC containing:
- a CDS encoding CGNR zinc finger domain-containing protein, coding for MADRTSAPDRLEVLREFVNTVELETGEDLLERPEDAGAWFSRHGIPRPEATELARVRAFRERLRGVLLANNGDGSADTAWSALAPEAAHAPMRLTIDGGAKPRLAPAGAGADGTVGAFLAIVYDAVADGTWARLKACAKDSCRWAFYDRSKNGSGTWCSMAVCGNRAKAQRRRLRDRQIS
- a CDS encoding class I SAM-dependent rRNA methyltransferase; this translates as MIDTTLRLLPNADRRIRLGHAWVFSNEIDTKKTPLAACVPGQLAAIVDARGKGVGIAYVNPGALICARVLTSDMRADIDANWFESRMRRALRSRDSIYPTPHYRAIYGESDGLSGIVVDRYGQTLVAQLNTAGAIALREPILEGLARVFEPAGIALRTAGSVRALEGIDGLDETVGEVPDVAEVVEGDARMRAPLRGGQKTGYFYDQRDNRSRLVRYVRGKRVLDVYSYVGSWGVRAMQFGAASATCIDSSGFALELARENARANGVELATEEGDALAILDGLASAGERFDVVIVDPPALIKRKRDIAAGESHYERLNRAALRVLAKDGVLISCSCSHHLAPASLQRVILHATRAENRRAAILERHGHAPDHPIHPAMPETEYLKAFFARVS